The following are encoded in a window of Arthrobacter antioxidans genomic DNA:
- a CDS encoding TatD family hydrolase, protein MRIFDPHIHMTSRTTDDYESMYAAGVRALVEPAFWLGQPRSNVGSFLDYFDGLIGWERHRAAQFGIRHHATIALNPKEANDPRCTPVLDELERYLVKDGVVAVGEIGYDSMTPAEDVAFGRQLELAVRHALPVLVHTPHRDKLAGTARTLDVVRESGITPRMVVVDHLNETNAEMVKEAGAWLGFSIYPDTKMDEARMVEILRRYGTERVLVNSAADWGRSDPLKTAATGHAMLAGGFTPHDVEKVLWENPVEFYGQSGRLILDPIPGFEVEAPRGEEFEGNSILRGARA, encoded by the coding sequence ATGCGCATCTTCGATCCGCACATCCATATGACGAGCCGCACGACCGACGATTACGAGTCCATGTATGCGGCCGGCGTGCGCGCGCTCGTCGAGCCCGCCTTCTGGCTCGGCCAGCCGCGCTCCAACGTCGGGTCGTTCCTCGACTACTTCGACGGCCTGATCGGCTGGGAGCGTCACAGGGCCGCACAGTTCGGCATCCGCCACCACGCGACCATCGCCCTCAATCCCAAGGAGGCGAACGACCCCCGGTGTACGCCGGTGCTCGATGAGCTCGAGCGCTACCTCGTGAAGGACGGCGTCGTCGCCGTCGGTGAGATCGGGTACGACTCGATGACACCGGCGGAGGACGTCGCTTTCGGTCGGCAGCTCGAGCTCGCCGTTCGGCACGCCCTCCCGGTGCTCGTCCATACCCCGCACCGCGACAAGCTCGCGGGCACCGCCCGCACTCTCGATGTGGTCCGCGAGTCGGGCATCACGCCCCGGATGGTCGTCGTGGACCACCTGAACGAGACCAACGCGGAGATGGTGAAGGAGGCCGGGGCGTGGCTGGGTTTCTCCATCTACCCTGACACCAAGATGGATGAGGCGCGCATGGTGGAGATCCTCCGCCGCTACGGTACGGAGCGTGTCCTGGTCAACTCCGCGGCGGACTGGGGCAGGTCGGACCCGCTCAAGACCGCCGCCACGGGGCACGCCATGCTTGCGGGGGGCTTCACGCCGCACGACGTCGAGAAGGTCCTCTGGGAGAACCCGGTGGAGTTCTACGGCCAGAGCGGCCGCCTGATCCTCGATCCGATCCCCGGCTTCGAGGTCGAGGCTCCGCGGGGCGAGGAGTTCGAGGGCAACTCGATCCTGCGGGGAGCCCGCGCCTGA
- the eboE gene encoding metabolite traffic protein EboE: protein MLLSYCTNVHPAEDLDGVLEQLRRYAGPIRRQSGLQTLGIGLWLPAGLAFRLARSGEDRERLRAALSDEGLHLHTINAFPFGGFHDDVVKLAVYEPSWARPDRLDYTKACAEVLADLLPVGMEGSISTLPLAWREGWTDESDTAATAAFVELSAFLRDLRTTTGRTIRVAVEPEPGCVLDSVADVVDWLSARVGVGLDPELVGICLDTCHLAVSFADPAAEVRRIVDAGLRVVKIQASVALEVEDPALPHAREALARFVEPRYIHQVREAAPAGVLRSDDLPEALDVLPARGPWRVHFHLPLHYQPEPPLTTTTSVLRIAVEAVAAMPHGSDAHLDIETYTWSVLPGGPVPLVEGIAAEIAWSIAHLRPHIHPSAPSE, encoded by the coding sequence ATGCTGCTCTCGTACTGCACCAACGTGCATCCCGCCGAGGACCTGGACGGAGTGCTCGAGCAGCTCCGACGGTACGCAGGCCCGATCCGCCGGCAGTCCGGGCTCCAGACCCTCGGCATCGGATTATGGTTGCCGGCAGGGCTCGCATTCCGGCTCGCCCGGTCAGGGGAGGATCGCGAGAGGCTGCGTGCGGCGCTGTCCGACGAAGGTCTCCACCTCCACACGATCAATGCCTTCCCCTTCGGCGGCTTCCACGACGACGTCGTGAAGCTGGCCGTGTACGAGCCCTCGTGGGCGCGACCCGACCGGCTCGACTACACGAAGGCCTGTGCGGAGGTCCTCGCGGATCTGCTTCCCGTCGGGATGGAGGGTTCCATCTCGACCCTGCCGCTCGCCTGGCGCGAGGGGTGGACGGACGAGTCGGACACCGCCGCGACAGCCGCGTTCGTGGAACTCTCCGCCTTCCTGCGGGACCTCCGGACGACCACGGGGCGTACCATCCGCGTGGCGGTGGAACCGGAACCCGGCTGCGTGCTCGACTCGGTCGCCGACGTCGTCGACTGGCTGTCCGCGCGCGTCGGGGTAGGCCTGGACCCCGAGCTCGTCGGTATCTGCCTCGATACCTGCCATCTCGCCGTCTCCTTCGCCGACCCCGCCGCGGAGGTCCGGCGCATCGTCGACGCGGGCCTGAGGGTCGTGAAGATCCAGGCATCCGTGGCGCTCGAGGTCGAGGACCCCGCCCTGCCGCACGCGCGGGAGGCCCTGGCGCGTTTCGTCGAGCCGCGGTACATCCACCAGGTGAGGGAAGCAGCCCCTGCGGGTGTGCTCCGCAGCGACGACCTCCCGGAGGCGCTCGACGTCCTTCCCGCCCGGGGACCGTGGCGTGTCCATTTCCACCTGCCCCTGCACTACCAACCGGAGCCTCCCCTGACCACCACGACGTCGGTCCTGCGCATCGCGGTCGAGGCCGTCGCCGCGATGCCGCACGGCTCCGACGCCCACCTCGACATCGAGACCTACACCTGGAGCGTCCTCCCGGGCGGTCCGGTCCCGCTCGTCGAGGGGATCGCCGCCGAGATCGCCTGGTCCATCGCGCACCTGCGGCCCCACATCCACCCGTCCGCCCCGAGCGAATGA
- a CDS encoding citrate synthase — protein sequence MTEQNASLHYGDGELSLPLVRAAEGNHGYDVSKLLKQTGQVTFDPGFMNTAATTSAITYIDGDAGILRYRGYPIEELAKNSSFLEVSYLLIYGNLPTPEELTGFDGRIRRHTLLHEELKGFFGGFPRDAHPMPVLSSAVSALSTFYQDSLDPFDDEQVELSTFRLMAKLPVIAAYAHKKSIGQPMLYPDNSMNLVENFLRLSFGLPAEPYDLDPLMVKALDLLLILHADHEQNCSTSTVRLVGSSNANMFASVSAGINALFGPLHGGANEAVLNMLRDIKGQGMQPEDFMEKVKNKEDGVKLMGFGHRVYKNYDPRAKIVKATAHDILTKLGGNDELLDIAMRLEEKALADDYFIERKLYPNVDFYTGLIYKAMGFPEKMFTVLFAIGRLPGWIAQWREMMQDPQTKIGRPRQLYTGEGERHYPAH from the coding sequence ATGACCGAGCAGAATGCCTCACTGCACTACGGCGACGGCGAACTCAGCCTGCCGCTGGTACGCGCAGCCGAGGGCAACCACGGCTACGACGTGTCGAAGCTGCTGAAGCAGACGGGCCAGGTCACCTTCGACCCCGGCTTCATGAACACCGCGGCCACCACCTCGGCGATCACCTACATCGACGGCGATGCCGGGATCCTGCGCTACCGCGGGTACCCGATCGAGGAGCTCGCGAAGAACTCCAGCTTCCTGGAGGTCTCCTACCTCCTGATCTACGGGAACCTGCCGACGCCCGAGGAGCTGACCGGCTTCGACGGCCGCATCCGCCGGCACACGCTCCTGCACGAGGAGCTGAAGGGCTTCTTCGGCGGCTTCCCGCGGGACGCCCACCCGATGCCCGTGCTCTCCTCGGCCGTCTCGGCGCTGTCCACGTTCTACCAGGACTCGCTCGATCCCTTCGACGACGAGCAGGTGGAGCTCTCCACCTTCCGCCTCATGGCGAAGCTGCCCGTCATCGCGGCCTACGCGCACAAGAAGTCCATCGGCCAGCCCATGCTGTACCCCGACAACTCCATGAACCTCGTGGAGAACTTCCTGCGGCTCTCCTTCGGCCTGCCCGCCGAGCCGTACGACCTCGACCCCCTGATGGTCAAGGCGCTGGACCTCCTGCTCATCCTGCACGCCGACCACGAGCAGAACTGCTCGACGTCGACCGTCCGCCTCGTGGGCAGCTCCAACGCGAACATGTTCGCCTCCGTCTCCGCGGGGATCAACGCGCTCTTCGGCCCCCTGCACGGTGGCGCCAACGAAGCCGTGCTGAACATGCTCCGGGACATCAAGGGCCAGGGCATGCAGCCCGAGGACTTCATGGAGAAGGTCAAGAACAAGGAAGACGGCGTGAAGCTCATGGGCTTCGGGCACCGCGTCTACAAGAACTACGACCCCCGCGCGAAGATCGTCAAGGCCACGGCCCACGACATCCTCACCAAGCTGGGCGGCAACGACGAACTGCTCGACATCGCCATGCGGCTCGAGGAGAAGGCCCTCGCGGACGACTACTTCATCGAGCGGAAGCTGTACCCGAACGTGGACTTCTACACGGGCCTGATCTACAAGGCCATGGGGTTCCCGGAGAAGATGTTCACCGTCCTCTTCGCGATCGGCCGCCTCCCGGGCTGGATCGCCCAGTGGCGCGAGATGATGCAGGACCCGCAGACGAAGATCGGCCGTCCGCGCCAGCTGTACACGGGTGAGGGCGAGCGCCACTACCCCGCGCACTGA
- a CDS encoding alkaline phosphatase family protein — MKPVLLLDIVGLTPTALTHMPRLSRLADGGWSAELSTVLPAVTCSVQSTMLTGLDPAQHGIVGNGWYFRDLGEIHLWRQHNKLVQGEKLWETARRTMPGYRAGNVCWWYAMGMSTDLVVTPRPIYHADGRKSPDAYVRPPSLHDELTGPFGDFPLFQYWGPTASIRSTEWIARSTEHLLRTASLDLLMAYLPHLDYDLQRFGPTSPQAVEAASALDAVLAPLLDSALAHGVDVVAVSEYGIEDAHRPVHVNRILRREKLLEVYEQDGREQLDPWTSRAFAVADHQVCHVYVADPADVPRVAALLRGVPGVDEVLDREAQARYGLDHERSGELVVVAEPGAWFTYYFWLDDDRAPDYARGVDIHRKPGYDPAELFFDPADPWAKAKGGLNLLKKKAGLRYAMNLVPLDPGHVRGTHGRLPSKPGEAPLVISSNPDVPAAAARFLERGRPVPAASVKDLVLGMQGIRS, encoded by the coding sequence GTGAAACCTGTCCTGCTGCTCGACATCGTAGGGCTGACGCCCACTGCCCTCACCCACATGCCGCGCCTCTCGCGGCTGGCGGACGGCGGCTGGAGCGCCGAGTTGTCGACCGTCCTCCCCGCGGTGACCTGCTCGGTGCAGAGCACCATGCTGACGGGCCTCGATCCCGCGCAGCACGGCATCGTGGGCAACGGCTGGTACTTCCGCGACCTGGGCGAGATCCACCTCTGGCGCCAGCACAACAAACTCGTCCAGGGCGAGAAGCTCTGGGAGACGGCACGGCGCACCATGCCCGGTTATCGGGCCGGCAATGTCTGCTGGTGGTACGCGATGGGCATGTCCACGGATCTGGTGGTCACCCCGCGTCCGATCTACCACGCCGACGGCCGCAAGTCGCCCGACGCCTATGTCCGACCGCCCTCGCTGCACGACGAACTGACCGGCCCCTTCGGCGACTTCCCCCTCTTCCAGTACTGGGGACCCACCGCCTCGATCCGCTCGACCGAGTGGATCGCCCGCTCCACCGAGCACCTCCTGCGCACGGCATCCCTCGACCTGCTCATGGCGTACCTGCCGCACCTCGACTACGACCTCCAACGCTTCGGACCGACCAGCCCGCAGGCAGTCGAGGCCGCCTCCGCACTGGATGCGGTGCTGGCACCGCTGCTCGACTCCGCCCTCGCGCACGGCGTGGACGTCGTCGCCGTCTCCGAGTACGGCATCGAGGATGCGCACCGGCCCGTCCATGTGAACCGCATCCTCCGCCGCGAGAAGCTGCTGGAGGTCTACGAACAGGACGGCAGGGAGCAGCTCGACCCGTGGACCTCCCGGGCCTTCGCGGTCGCGGACCATCAGGTCTGCCACGTCTACGTCGCGGACCCGGCGGACGTCCCCCGCGTCGCCGCGCTGCTCCGCGGGGTGCCGGGCGTCGATGAGGTCCTCGACCGCGAGGCGCAGGCCCGCTACGGCCTCGACCACGAGCGCTCCGGCGAGCTGGTGGTGGTGGCCGAACCCGGCGCGTGGTTCACCTACTACTTCTGGCTGGACGACGACCGGGCACCCGACTATGCCCGGGGCGTCGACATCCACCGCAAACCGGGTTACGACCCGGCCGAGCTGTTCTTCGATCCCGCGGACCCGTGGGCGAAGGCGAAGGGGGGCCTCAACCTGCTGAAGAAGAAGGCAGGTCTCCGGTATGCGATGAACCTGGTTCCGCTCGATCCCGGCCACGTCAGGGGCACCCATGGCAGGCTCCCGTCGAAGCCCGGGGAGGCACCCCTGGTGATCTCGTCGAATCCCGACGTACCCGCTGCCGCGGCCCGCTTCCTGGAGCGCGGACGCCCTGTCCCCGCAGCGTCGGTGAAGGACCTGGTCCTCGGCATGCAGGGGATCCGGTCCTGA
- a CDS encoding EboA domain-containing protein produces the protein MSNDQTARTAGTRRFHLGYGTNGLADHPLDTALQLVAEQGYSAVALTIGHPHLDPWNADLPTELERLRDHLDRLGLAVVIETGVRFLLDPRCKHHPALVHADADRRMDFMHRSIEIASALGARCVSFFSGVLGEGDSEEDAWQRLEERVRVLVQAAARSGVVLAIEPEPGMVVETVRDALRLRERIGGGDLRITVDIGHCVVVEPDGIRGALLEAGDLLANVQLDDMPHTHHEHLPFGEGDADLTLALATLDEMGFDGIAAVELPRHSHDGPALVAASMLALQDAWQQVPARRRRLRWMADAIGEVSQDPESVHRIFPGAGRFAGRCPLDPSGDPTGILRGTEDDAARVHLLDHLASVLDPIRHAETLRTLYLRGDSSERRGVLRWFNASTERGDGGLTADLVPTGLELATDALRTNDRGLVAAAAGAFARDHLDQHDWRHAVLKLVFMDIDLTAVAGLELRTDAELARMARDFARERTAAGRPVPPDIHRLIRVPADASSGRT, from the coding sequence ATGAGCAACGATCAAACAGCGCGGACTGCAGGGACCCGGCGGTTCCACCTCGGGTACGGCACCAACGGACTCGCCGACCATCCGCTGGACACGGCACTGCAACTCGTCGCCGAGCAGGGCTACTCGGCTGTCGCCCTGACGATCGGCCATCCGCACCTCGATCCGTGGAACGCCGACCTGCCGACCGAACTCGAGCGACTCCGCGACCACCTCGACCGGCTGGGCCTGGCGGTCGTGATCGAGACCGGGGTCCGCTTCCTTCTCGACCCGAGGTGCAAGCATCACCCGGCCCTCGTGCACGCGGACGCGGATCGTCGGATGGACTTCATGCACCGGTCGATCGAGATCGCGTCCGCCCTGGGCGCCCGCTGCGTCTCCTTCTTCTCCGGGGTCCTCGGGGAGGGAGATTCCGAGGAGGACGCCTGGCAGCGCCTCGAGGAGCGGGTGCGCGTACTGGTGCAGGCCGCTGCCCGTTCGGGCGTGGTCCTGGCCATCGAACCGGAACCCGGGATGGTCGTGGAGACGGTCCGTGACGCGCTCCGCCTCCGCGAGCGCATCGGGGGTGGTGACCTGCGGATCACGGTGGACATCGGCCACTGCGTCGTCGTGGAGCCCGACGGCATCCGCGGGGCGCTGCTCGAGGCCGGGGATCTCCTCGCGAACGTGCAGCTCGACGACATGCCGCACACGCATCACGAACACCTTCCCTTCGGCGAGGGCGACGCCGACCTCACGCTGGCCCTCGCAACCCTCGACGAGATGGGCTTCGACGGGATCGCCGCCGTGGAACTGCCGCGCCATTCGCACGACGGGCCGGCGCTGGTGGCCGCCAGCATGCTCGCACTGCAGGACGCCTGGCAGCAGGTCCCCGCCCGACGCCGCCGCCTCCGATGGATGGCCGACGCGATCGGGGAAGTGTCCCAGGATCCCGAATCGGTGCATCGGATCTTCCCCGGAGCCGGACGCTTCGCGGGTCGCTGTCCACTCGATCCGTCAGGCGATCCGACCGGCATCCTCCGCGGCACCGAGGACGACGCGGCGCGCGTCCACCTCCTCGATCACCTCGCCTCCGTCCTCGACCCGATCCGACACGCGGAGACCCTCCGGACCCTCTACCTCCGGGGCGACTCCTCCGAGCGGAGGGGGGTGCTTCGCTGGTTCAACGCCTCGACCGAGCGAGGGGACGGCGGGCTGACCGCAGACCTCGTGCCGACGGGCCTCGAGCTCGCCACCGATGCGCTGCGGACCAATGACCGCGGCCTGGTCGCCGCAGCGGCCGGCGCCTTCGCCCGCGACCACCTGGACCAGCACGACTGGCGGCATGCCGTCCTCAAGCTCGTCTTCATGGACATCGACCTCACGGCGGTGGCCGGGCTCGAGCTCCGTACGGATGCCGAGCTCGCGCGGATGGCGCGCGATTTCGCCCGGGAACGCACCGCCGCAGGGCGGCCGGTGCCGCCCGACATCCACCGCCTGATCCGTGTGCCCGCGGACGCATCCTCCGGAAGGACCTGA
- the dapD gene encoding 2,3,4,5-tetrahydropyridine-2,6-dicarboxylate N-succinyltransferase, with the protein MTPPTPSSSMSAPGRPAGGLGLATVTADGTVLDTWYPSPWTGEPTMDDAAATGLRDTLEALAESGVDNARHVTQRVVDLVVDLDDAPAGTEDAYLRLHLLSHRLVQPNTISLDGIFGLLATVVWTNYGPVPVDGFETVRAALRARGPVSVHGIDKFPRMVDYVVPAGVRIADADRVRLGAHLADGTTVMHEGFVNFNAGTLGRSMVEGRISAGVVVGDGSDIGGGASIMGTLSGGGKERITIGERCLLGAESGVGISLGDDCVVEAGLYLTAGTKVTLQDGSLVKATTLSGEAGILFLRNSATGAVEARPRSGEGIALNPALHAN; encoded by the coding sequence ATGACTCCTCCCACGCCCAGCTCATCCATGTCCGCTCCCGGGCGCCCGGCCGGCGGCCTCGGCCTCGCCACCGTCACCGCCGACGGGACCGTCCTGGACACCTGGTACCCCTCCCCCTGGACCGGCGAGCCCACCATGGACGACGCCGCGGCGACCGGCCTGCGGGACACGCTCGAGGCCCTCGCGGAGTCCGGCGTGGACAACGCCCGGCACGTGACGCAGCGGGTCGTCGACCTGGTCGTGGACCTCGACGACGCCCCGGCCGGGACCGAGGACGCCTACCTGAGGCTCCACCTCCTGTCCCACCGGCTCGTCCAGCCCAACACCATCTCCCTCGACGGCATCTTCGGCCTGCTGGCCACCGTGGTGTGGACCAACTACGGGCCGGTCCCCGTGGACGGTTTCGAGACGGTCCGTGCCGCGCTGCGGGCCCGCGGGCCCGTGTCCGTCCACGGCATCGACAAGTTCCCGCGCATGGTCGACTACGTGGTCCCGGCGGGCGTCCGGATTGCCGACGCCGACCGCGTACGGCTCGGCGCCCACCTGGCCGACGGCACCACCGTGATGCACGAGGGCTTCGTGAACTTCAATGCCGGGACCCTCGGCCGATCGATGGTCGAGGGTCGTATCTCGGCGGGCGTCGTCGTCGGGGACGGCTCGGACATCGGCGGAGGGGCCTCGATCATGGGGACACTCTCCGGCGGCGGGAAGGAACGCATCACCATCGGCGAGCGGTGCCTGCTCGGTGCCGAGTCCGGCGTGGGGATCTCCCTCGGTGACGACTGCGTCGTCGAAGCCGGGCTCTACCTCACGGCAGGCACGAAGGTGACGCTGCAGGACGGGTCGCTGGTCAAGGCCACGACGCTCTCCGGGGAGGCAGGCATCCTCTTCCTGCGCAACTCCGCCACGGGCGCCGTCGAGGCCCGTCCCCGCAGCGGCGAGGGCATCGCCCTCAACCCGGCCCTGCACGCGAACTAG
- a CDS encoding SCO3242 family prenyltransferase, translated as MTDLGTYLELVRAPAVLTVLGDSLVGHAAAGSRTARRRRSVLLLPAASACLYAAGMALNDFADRALDAEERPERPIPSGRVSARRAFGLGASLSAVGLALAAAAGGRRALGIALPLTLCIWTYDLVAKPHPVAGPLLMGGCRGLDVLLGAGTDGAARAAGPALVMAAHTIGVTALSRGEVHGTSRPLAAGVSAATTLTTVVIASRRRAPSLGADPLAIAGALAYALRCLPAQWSAVAEPSGPRAREATKQGIRAMVPLQTALVLPGVRGGRAGAAAFLAAVDLAGALLRTRRRGGEVSET; from the coding sequence ATGACCGATCTCGGAACGTACCTCGAACTCGTGCGCGCTCCCGCCGTGCTCACCGTCCTCGGTGACAGCCTCGTGGGGCACGCGGCCGCCGGCAGCCGGACCGCACGTCGCCGTCGGTCTGTCCTCCTGCTCCCGGCCGCCAGCGCATGCCTGTATGCGGCGGGGATGGCGCTCAACGATTTCGCCGACCGCGCACTCGACGCCGAGGAACGGCCCGAGCGGCCGATACCCTCGGGGCGGGTCTCCGCCCGGCGGGCCTTCGGCCTGGGTGCGTCGCTCTCCGCCGTCGGGCTCGCCCTCGCCGCAGCGGCCGGAGGGCGACGCGCGCTCGGTATCGCCCTGCCGCTCACGCTGTGCATCTGGACCTACGATCTCGTGGCGAAGCCGCATCCGGTGGCGGGCCCGCTCCTCATGGGCGGCTGCCGGGGGCTCGATGTGCTGCTCGGCGCGGGGACCGACGGGGCCGCCCGCGCCGCCGGGCCGGCCCTCGTCATGGCCGCCCACACCATCGGCGTCACCGCGCTGTCGCGCGGAGAGGTCCACGGTACGAGCAGACCGCTGGCCGCCGGCGTCTCCGCGGCCACCACGCTCACGACGGTAGTCATCGCCTCCCGGCGTCGCGCTCCTTCCCTGGGAGCCGATCCCCTCGCGATAGCGGGTGCGCTCGCCTACGCCCTCCGGTGCCTCCCGGCGCAGTGGAGCGCGGTGGCGGAGCCGAGCGGCCCCCGCGCGAGGGAAGCGACCAAGCAGGGCATCCGTGCGATGGTTCCGCTCCAGACCGCTCTCGTCCTTCCCGGCGTGCGGGGCGGGCGCGCCGGCGCCGCCGCGTTCCTCGCCGCCGTCGATCTCGCCGGTGCGCTCCTGCGGACACGGCGTCGTGGAGGAGAGGTGAGCGAGACATGA
- a CDS encoding inositol-3-phosphate synthase: MDAQDRVPGSLPTGGATGSATFGATGLWLIGARGSVATTAALGLAALAAGLTDTTGTVTGQKDFDDVPLPRYTDLVIAGHDVSAVGMVKRAELLVESGMIPARLLGPLQAALEQADSRVRRGYLGTEGTESQSQAAARMARDITDFQRDAGLERVIVIDVASSEPMPGPAPEFEDLDLLEAALREPGRRLLPPSSVGAYAAILAGSPYICFTPSTALRIPALHQLALKRGIPTAGQDGKTGQTWLRSVLAPAFSARGLRISSWAGTNLLGGGDGATLADPDAVKGKLKSKNRGLRELTGGAVTPLHIDNVPDLGETKVAWDHVSARGFLDTRITLQTTWSAYDSLLAAPMILDLARLMALADAAGWTGDVPALGLFFKDPWGSDEHSFAAQHRHLVDWAHDAGETLRLLANPSSTGA, translated from the coding sequence GTGGACGCGCAGGACAGGGTACCGGGATCTCTTCCAACAGGCGGGGCCACCGGGTCCGCCACCTTCGGGGCCACCGGCCTCTGGCTCATCGGCGCGCGGGGCTCTGTTGCGACCACCGCCGCCCTCGGGCTGGCGGCTCTCGCCGCGGGGCTGACCGACACGACCGGCACGGTGACGGGACAGAAGGACTTCGACGACGTCCCGCTCCCCCGGTACACGGATCTCGTCATTGCCGGGCACGACGTCTCCGCGGTCGGAATGGTCAAGCGCGCGGAACTGCTGGTCGAGTCGGGAATGATCCCGGCGCGGCTCCTCGGTCCCCTGCAGGCGGCACTCGAGCAGGCCGACTCCCGAGTACGGCGGGGCTATCTGGGCACGGAGGGGACCGAGTCCCAGTCCCAGGCGGCGGCACGGATGGCACGCGACATCACCGACTTCCAGCGCGACGCCGGCCTCGAGCGGGTGATCGTCATCGACGTGGCATCCTCCGAACCGATGCCCGGGCCGGCGCCGGAGTTCGAGGACCTCGACCTGCTCGAGGCCGCCCTCCGAGAGCCCGGGCGACGTCTGCTCCCCCCCAGTTCCGTGGGCGCATACGCGGCGATCCTCGCGGGTTCTCCGTACATCTGCTTCACCCCCTCGACCGCCCTGCGGATCCCGGCCCTGCATCAGCTGGCCCTGAAGCGGGGGATCCCGACCGCGGGACAGGACGGCAAGACGGGCCAGACCTGGCTGCGCTCGGTGCTCGCGCCTGCCTTCTCAGCCCGCGGCCTCCGCATCAGCAGCTGGGCCGGCACGAACCTCCTGGGCGGCGGCGACGGCGCGACGCTCGCCGATCCCGATGCGGTGAAGGGCAAGCTGAAGTCGAAGAACCGCGGCCTCAGGGAACTCACCGGCGGTGCGGTGACGCCCCTGCACATCGACAACGTCCCCGACCTCGGGGAGACGAAGGTCGCCTGGGACCATGTGAGCGCGCGCGGGTTCCTCGACACGCGGATCACCCTGCAGACGACGTGGAGTGCCTACGACTCACTTCTCGCGGCACCCATGATCCTCGACCTCGCACGCCTGATGGCGCTCGCCGATGCGGCGGGCTGGACCGGCGACGTCCCGGCGCTCGGACTGTTCTTCAAGGACCCCTGGGGCAGCGACGAGCATTCCTTCGCGGCGCAGCACCGGCACCTCGTGGACTGGGCCCACGACGCCGGGGAAACCCTGCGGCTCCTCGCCAACCCCTCCTCGACGGGCGCCTGA
- the galE gene encoding UDP-glucose 4-epimerase GalE encodes MKILVTGGSGYIGSHTVLTLLEHGHDVVVVDNLLNSTETSLERVAALTGRTPTFHRADLLDEPRLRAIFAEEKVDAVIHFAGLKAVGESVEKPLYYYHNNVGGTLNLLRVMDDADVRTLVFSSSATVYGASEEVPLTEKLPLDAVNPYGRTKEQIEDILTDLGAADPRWNIALLRYFNPVGAHSSGTIGEDPTGIPNNLLPFVAQVAVGRREKVLVFGNDYPTPDGTGVRDYIHVVDLAEGHLAALDYLVARGGVHIWNLGTGTGSSVLEVLGAFSAAVGRDIPYEFAPRRPGDAAVSYADPSSALADLGWSATRTLAEMCEDHWRWQKNNPQGYATADGT; translated from the coding sequence GTGAAAATACTCGTTACCGGTGGCAGCGGCTACATCGGCTCGCACACCGTCCTGACCCTGCTCGAGCACGGCCACGACGTCGTGGTCGTCGACAACCTGCTGAACTCCACCGAGACCTCGCTGGAACGGGTCGCAGCCCTCACCGGCCGCACCCCGACCTTCCACCGGGCCGATCTCCTCGACGAACCCCGGCTGCGTGCCATCTTCGCCGAGGAGAAGGTGGACGCCGTCATCCACTTCGCGGGACTCAAGGCCGTCGGCGAATCGGTGGAGAAGCCGCTGTACTACTACCACAACAACGTGGGCGGCACCCTGAACCTGCTGCGGGTCATGGACGACGCCGATGTGCGCACCCTGGTCTTCAGCTCGTCGGCCACCGTCTACGGCGCCTCCGAGGAGGTGCCCCTGACCGAGAAGCTCCCCCTCGACGCGGTGAACCCCTACGGGCGCACGAAGGAGCAGATCGAGGACATCCTGACGGATCTCGGTGCCGCGGATCCCCGCTGGAACATCGCACTGCTGCGGTACTTCAACCCCGTGGGGGCCCACTCCTCGGGCACCATCGGCGAGGACCCCACGGGCATCCCCAACAACCTCCTGCCGTTCGTGGCGCAGGTGGCAGTGGGCCGTCGAGAGAAGGTGCTGGTCTTCGGCAACGACTACCCCACGCCGGACGGCACCGGGGTGCGCGACTACATCCACGTGGTGGACCTGGCCGAGGGGCACCTCGCCGCCCTGGACTATCTGGTGGCCCGCGGCGGGGTGCACATCTGGAATCTCGGGACGGGCACCGGCTCCTCCGTCCTCGAGGTCCTCGGGGCGTTCTCCGCGGCGGTCGGCCGCGACATCCCCTACGAGTTCGCGCCCCGCCGACCGGGCGACGCCGCCGTCAGCTACGCCGACCCGTCCTCGGCCCTCGCCGACCTCGGCTGGTCCGCCACCCGGACCCTCGCGGAGATGTGCGAGGACCACTGGCGCTGGCAGAAGAACAACCCGCAGGGCTACGCGACCGCCGACGGGACCTGA